A genomic region of Arachis hypogaea cultivar Tifrunner chromosome 5, arahy.Tifrunner.gnm2.J5K5, whole genome shotgun sequence contains the following coding sequences:
- the LOC140184901 gene encoding uncharacterized protein produces MTWSIELSQYDIRYEPRQAIKAQAMADFLVEVTGDPTEETSTRWKLHVDGASNQTSGGAGIILESPVGVVYEQSIRFEFPISNNQAEYEAFIGGLTLAAEVGATRLEICSDSQVVTSQRKEHRADHLSKLASTKPGEGNRSLIQGTTREPKVTLHLSRLGSSWLDPITSFLENGKLPDDEKDAVKLRREAAKYAVIQGQLFKKGFNQPLLKCLHPDQTDYVLREVHEGCCGHHIGGKALARKLVRAGYYWPSMMTDSKEFVKKCVKCQENTNFHRAPASELSLLTSSRPFSQWGVDLLGPFPVGPGQVKYLIVAIDYYTKWIEAEPLSSTKETPFRLTYGLDAVIPVEIGEPSPRLLLKGVEEAVEKDLIDEAREMAHLTETALTQRMALRYNTKVLKREFEPNDLVLRRNDIGPPTPGAGKLTANWEGPYRIKKVIDNPLHKRIHYNSTTTRGPGTDHPGSPSTAAIANGYTKKPRPVNINDSYKPIMVNRNDNTTRRIRKYQLR; encoded by the exons ATGACTTGGTCCATTGAACTTTCCCAATACGACATACGATACGAGCCCCGGCAAGCCATCAAGGCGCAGGCGATGGCAGATTTTCTAGTAGAAGTAACGGGGGATCCGACCGAAGAAACgagcacacggtggaagctccacgtggacggagcctccaaccagacaTCTGGGGGCGCCGGGATCATCCTGGAAAGCCCGGTTGGAGTCGTATATGAGCAGTCGATCAGGTTCGAATTTCCCATTtcgaacaaccaggcagaatacgaagcctttATAGGGGGCTTAACCCTAGCAGCGGAAGTCGGAGCAACAAGGCTGGAAATATGTAGCGATTCCCAGGTCGTCACCTCCCAG AGAAAGGAACACAGGGCAGACCACCTATCAAAATTGGCCAGCACTAAACCGGGAGAAGGCAACCGATCTCTCATCCAGGGTACGACGAGGGAGCCGAAGGTCACCTTGCATTTGTCAAGGCTGGGCTCTTCAtggctagaccccatcaccagCTTCCTAGAAAATGGCAAACTCCCTGACGATGAAAAGGACGCCGTGAAACTAAGAAGGGAAGCAGCTAAATATGCAGTCATTCAAGGACAGCTATTTAAGAAAGGATTCAACCAGCCCCTACTGAAGTGCTTacaccccgaccaaacggactacgtccTCAGGGAAGTCCATGAAGGCTGCTGCGGACACCACATAGgaggcaaagccctagcaagaaaATTAGTTCGAGCCGGATACTATTGGCCGTCAATGATGACAGACTCCAAGGAGTTTGTCAAAAAATGTGTCAAGTGTCAAGAGAACACCAATTTCCACAGGGCGCCGGCCTCCGAGTTAAGCCTGTTAACGTCCTCCCGACCATTCTCGCAATGGGGAGTCGATCTCTTGGGGCCTTTCCCAGTCGGTCCCGGGCAAGTCAAGTACCTCATAGTCGCcattgactactacaccaaatggatagaggccgagCCGCTG TCCTCCACCAAGGAAACTCCTTTCCGATTAACATACGGATTAGACGCGGTAATACCCGTGGAAATTGGGGAACCGAGCCCTCGGCTACTTTTGAAAGGAGTAGAGGAAGCCGTGGAGAAGGACCTAATAGATGAAGCCAGAGAAATGGCCCATTTGACAGAAACAGCGCTAACACAAAGAATGGCCCTacgctacaacaccaaagtgctcaaAAGGGAATTCGAGCCGAACGATCTCGTCCTAAGGCGTAACGACATCGGCCCACCGACCCCAGGAGCAGGCAAGCTGacggcaaactgggaaggcccctatagaATCAAAAAGGTGATAG ATAACCCGCTCCACAAGCGAATTCATTACAACTCGACAACGACACGCggccccgggactgatcaccccgggagcccatCAACTGCCGCAATAGCAAATGGCTACACTAAAAAGCCACGACCCGTTAATATAAACGACAGCTATAAACCAATAATGGTTAATAGAAACGATAACACAACCAGGCGAATAAGAAAGTATCAACTACGGTAA